One window from the genome of Hippopotamus amphibius kiboko isolate mHipAmp2 chromosome 13, mHipAmp2.hap2, whole genome shotgun sequence encodes:
- the SETD5 gene encoding histone-lysine N-methyltransferase SETD5 isoform X13, whose protein sequence is MASFSTVTSAATQHTPTSITLTVRRTKPKKRKKSPEKGRAAPKTKKIKNSPSEAQNLDENTTEGWENRIRLWTDQYEEAFTNQYSADVQNALEQHLHSSKEFVGKPAILDTINKTELACNNTVIGSQMQLQLGRVTRVQKHRKILRAARDLALDTLIIEYRGKVMLRQQFEVNGHFFKKPYPFVLFYSKFNGVEMCVDARTFGNDARFIRRSCTPNAEVRHMIADGMIHLCIYAVSAITKDAEVTIAFDYEYSNCNYKVDCACHKGNRNCPIQKRNPSATEPPLPPPPSLPTIGAETRRRKARRKELEMEQQNEAPEEDNNQQPEQIPEKVTVSSDHEEVDNPEEKVEEKEEVTDDQENPAHSRRTREDRKVEAIMHAFENLEKRKKRRDQPLEQSNSDIEITTTTSESPVEEETKTEAPESEISNPASNIAIPSNPQSVGVNTRRSSQAGDIAAEKPASKPPPAKPSRPRPKSRISRYRTSSAQRLKRQKQAIAQQAELSQAALEEGGNNSSVTPTEAGNVDSSGENRQLTGSDPTVVSVTGSHVNRAASKYPKTKKYLVTEWLNDKAEKQECPVECPLRITTDPTVLATTLNMLPGLIHSPLICTTPKHYIRFGSPFIPERRRRPLLPDGTFSSCKKRWIKQALEEGMTQTSSIPQETRTQHLYQSNENSNSSSICKDNADLLSPLKKWKSRYLMEQNVTKLLRPLSPVTPPLPNPGSKSPQLTTPGPSHPEEECRNGYSLMFSPVTSLTTASRCNTPLQFENISSPESSPANRPESLSPELCHRKDLDLTKVGYLDSNTNSCADRPSLINSGHSDLAPHPSVGPTSETGFTSRSGDGHQTLVRNSDQTFRTEFNLMYAYSPLNAMPRADGLYRGSPLVGDRKPLHLDGGYCSPAEGFPSRYEHGFMKDISRGSMSPGGERACEGVPSAPQNPPQRKKVSLLEYRKRKQEAKENSAGGGGDSTQSKSKSAGAGQGSSNSLSDTGAYGVQGSSARTPSSPHKKFSPSHSSMSHLEAVSPSDSRGTSSHCRPQESISSRWMVPTSVERLREGGSIPKVLRSSVRVAQKGEPSPTWESNITEKDSDPADGEGPETLSSALSKGAAVYSPSRYSYQLLQCDSPRTESQSLLQQSSSPFRGHPTQSPGYSYRTTALRPGNPPSHGSSESSLSSTSYSSPAHPVSTDSLAPFTGTPGYYSSQPHSGNSTGSSLPRRSCPSSAASPTPQGPSDSPTSDSVSQSSTGTLSSTSFTQNSRSSLPSDFRTISLPSAGQSAAYQASRVSAVSNSQHYPHRGSGGVHQYRLQPLQGSGVKTQTGLS, encoded by the exons AATTCTCCTTCTGAAGCACAGAATTTAGATGAGAATACAACTGAGGGATGGGAAAATCGGATAAGACTATGGACTGATCAGTATGAAGAAGCCTTCACTAATCAGTACAGTGCAGATGTACAGAACGCCCTTGAACAGCATCTACATTCTAGCAAGGAATTTGTGGGCAAACCTGCTATTTTAGACACTATTAATAAGACTGAATTGGCCTGTAATAATACAGTTATTGGTTCCCAAATGCAG CTACAGTTGGGAAGAGTCACTCGTGTTCAGAAGCACCGGAAGATCCTGAGGGCTGCAAGAGATTTGGCTTTGGACACTCTTATAATAGAGTATCGAGGCAAAGTCATGTTACGGCAGCAATTTGAAGTCAACGGGCATTTCTTCAAAAA ACCATACCCCTTTGTGCTCTTCTACTCAAAATTCAATGGTGTAGAGATGTGTGTGGATGCACGTACTTTCGGTAATGATGCTCGTTTCATCAGAAGATCATGTACACCAAATGCAGAG GTGCGACACATGATAGCAGATGGGATGATTCACCTCTGTATCTATGCTGTGTCTGCCATCACCAAGGATGCCGAGGTCACCATAGCATTTGATTATGAGTACAGTAACTG TAATTATAAAGTGGACTGCGCATGTCACAAGGGGAACCGGAATTGCCCTATACAAAAAAGGAATCCCAGTGCTACAGAACCACCACTCCCACCTCCTCCAAGCCTACCCACCATCGGAGCAGAGACAAGACGTAGAAAAGCACGACGGAAAGAGCTAGAGATGGAGCAGCAGAATGAGGCTCCAGAAGAGGATAACAACCAGCAACCGGAACAAATTCCTGAGAAAGTAACCGTATCCAGTGACCATGAG gAAGTAGACAATccagaagaaaaagtagaagagaaagaagaggttaCAGATGATCAGGAGAACCCAGCTCATAGCAGGAGG ACTCGGGAAGATAGGAAGGTTGAAGCCATCATGCATGCTTTTGAAAacttagagaaaagaaagaagcggCGGGATCAGCCCTTGGAACAAAGCAACTCTGACATAGAGATTACTACCACCACCTCAGAGAGTCCTGTGGAAGAGGAGACAAAAACTGAAGCTCCTGAATCTGAAATTAGCAACCCTGCTTCAAACATTGCCATCCCAAGCAACCCACAGAGTGTTGGAGTGAACACCCGGAGGTCTTCCCAGGCAGGG GATATTGCTGCAGAAAAACCAGCCTCCAAACCACCTCCAGCAAAGCCTTCTAGGCCCCGACCGAAGAGTCGAATTTCTCGGTACCGGACCAGTTCAGCCCAAAGACTAAAGCGTCAAAAGCAGGCCATTGCACAGCAGGCAGAGTTATCACAAGCTGCCTTGGAAGAGGGGGGAAATAACAGCTCAGTAACTCCTACTGAAGCTGGAAATGTAGACAGTTCAGGAGAAAACAGGCAATTAACGGGGTCTGACCCAACTGTGGTATCAGTTACTGGATCCCATGTCAACCGTGCTGCATCTAAATACCCCAAAACCAAAAAG TATCTAGTTACAGAATGGTTGAATGACAAAGCAGAGAAGCAAGAGTGCCCTGTTGAGTGCCCTTTACGTATCACCACGGACCCAACTGTACTGGCAACGACCCTGAACATGTTACCCGGTCTTATCCATTCCCCGTTAATTTGCACCACCCCCAAACACTACATTCGCTTTGGCTCACCCTTTATCCCTGAGAGGCGTCGAAGGCCGCTTCTGCCTGATGGCACATTCAGCTCCTGTAAAAAG CGCTGGATAAAGCAAGCCTTGGAAGAAGGGATGACCCAAACATCATCTATACCCCAAGAGACTAGAACTCAGCACCTATACCAAAGTAATGAGAATAGTAATTCTTCTAGTATCTGCAAAGACAATGCAG ACTTGTTGAGTCCATTAAAGAAATGGAAGTCTCGCTATCTGATGGAGCAGAATGTCACCAAGTTACTGCGGCCTCTTTCTCCAGTCACACCACCCCTTCCCAATCCAGGCTCAAAGAGCCCCCAGCTGACCACACCTGGCCCATCTCACCCAGAAGAGGAGTGTCGAAATGGTTACAGCCTCATGTTCTCACCAGTCACATCTCTTACTACTGCTAGTCGCTGCAATACTCCTCTGCAATTTGAG AACATATCCTCCCCTGAGAGTTCCCCTGCGAATAGGCCCGAGTCCCTGTCACCCGAG cttTGTCACCGAAAAGACCTGGACTTGACAAAAGTAGGCTACCTTGACTCCAACACTAACAGCTGTGCTGACAGACCTTCCCTGATCAACTCAGGTCATTCTGACCTGGCTCCTCATCCCTCTGTTGGGCCCACCTCTGAGACTGGCTTTACAAGCAGGAGTGGAGATGGACATCAGACCCTTGTGAGAAACTCGGACCAGACATTTCGGACAGAGTTTAATTTGATGTATGCCTACTCCCCATTGAACGCTATGCCTCGAGCAGATGGATTGTATCGAGGGTCTCCCCTAGTAGGGGATAGGAAGCCTTTACATTTGGATGGGGGCTATTGTTCCCCTGCAGAAGGGTTTCCCAGCAGATACGAACATGGTTTTATGAAAGACATCTCTCGTGGATCCATGTCACCTGGTGGCGAAAGGGCTTGTGAAGGAGTCCCATCTGCCCCCCAGAACCCACCACAGAGGAAAAAG gTATCCCTGCTGGAGTACCGCAAACGGAAACAAGAAGCCAAGGAAAATTCCGCTGGTGGGGGAGGTGATTCTACACAGAGCAAAAGCAAGTCTGCAGGAGCTGGGCAAGGCAGCAGTAACTCACTTTCTGACACTGGTGCCTATGGTGTGCAGGGATCCTCAGCCCGAACCCCATCTTCCCCTCACAAAAAATTCTCCCCATCTCATTCCTCTATGTCTCATTTGGAGGCAGTAAGCCCATCAGATTCCAGAGGCACTTCATCTCACTGCAGACCTCAAGAGAGTATCAGCAGTAGGTG GATGGTTCCCACATCAGTAGAACGACTCCGAGAAGGAGGGAGCATCCCCAAGGTCCTCCGAAGCAGTGTGAGGGTGGCCCAAAAAGGAGAGCCTTCTCCCACGTGGGAGAGTAATATCACAGAAAAAGACTCAG ACCCTGCAGATGGTGAAGGTCCAGAGACACTGAGCTCAGCACTCTCTAAAGGAGCAGCCGTTTACAGCCCTTCCAGATACAGCTACCAG CTCCTGCAGTGTGATAGTCCACGGACAGAATCACAAAGCCTCCTTCAACAGAGTTCCTCCCCCTTTAGAGGACATCCCACCCAGTCTCCGGGATACAGTTATCGAACTACTGCACTGAGACCTGGGAACCCCCCTTCTCATGGTTCTTCAGAATCCTCCCTCTCTTCCACGTCCTattccagccctgcccaccctgtgTCCACAGACTCATTGGCCCCTTTTACGGGGACACCAGGGTATTATAGCAGCCAGCCACATTCTGGAAACAGCACCGGCAGCAGTCTTCCAAGGAGGAGCTGCCCTTCTAGTGCTGCTAGCCCTACCCCACAGGGCCCCTCAGACTCGCCGACCTCAGACTCGGTTTCCCAGTCCAGCACAGGAACTCTGAGTTCCACCTCCTTTACTCAGAACTCTAGGTCGTCATTGCCATCAGACTTCCGGACTATCAGTCTGCCCAGTGCTGGGCAGTCAGCTGCCTACCAGGCCTCCAGGGTATCTGCGGTTTCCAATTCACAGCACTACCCACATCGAGGGAGTGGGGGTGTGCACCAGTACCGGCTCCAGCCACTGCAGGGGTCGGGGGTCAAGACTCAGACAGGACTTTCCTAG